In Magnetovibrio sp. PR-2, the following are encoded in one genomic region:
- a CDS encoding carboxylate-amine ligase: MAVKEPSFTIGIEEEYLLVDETTRALASEPPPEMLAACETRIKDLVRPEFLKAQIEVGTTVCKSVAEAQGELAYLRKEVAAIADEYDLAPIAASTHPFSEWTAQVHTDKERYNELAENMQGVARRLLICGMHVHVGIDDDEMRIDLLNQAKYFLPHMLALSTSSPFWRGDNTGLKSYRLSVFDELPRTGLPSRFETYGDYRRHVDVLVNAGVIPDGSMLWWDLRPAERFPTLEMRISDVCTRLKDASAIAALFQCLLRMLYRLRRSNQRWRSYAHMLINENRWRAQRYGVDEGMIDFGRGEMVPFRELMAELMDMLAEDAKVLGCEKELARIPTILDLGTSAHEQIKAYDTALGLGASHEEALQAVVDWLVTTTVEDL; encoded by the coding sequence ATGGCGGTCAAAGAACCCAGTTTTACCATCGGCATCGAAGAAGAATATCTTCTGGTGGACGAAACAACCCGTGCGCTGGCGAGCGAGCCGCCGCCGGAAATGTTAGCCGCCTGCGAAACCCGCATTAAAGACTTGGTCCGACCCGAATTTCTCAAAGCCCAAATCGAGGTCGGCACCACGGTGTGTAAATCCGTTGCCGAAGCCCAAGGCGAACTGGCCTATCTGCGCAAAGAAGTCGCCGCCATCGCCGATGAATACGACTTGGCCCCCATCGCTGCCTCCACCCACCCGTTTTCAGAATGGACCGCCCAGGTTCACACCGACAAAGAACGCTATAACGAGCTCGCCGAAAACATGCAGGGTGTGGCCCGGCGTTTATTGATTTGTGGCATGCATGTGCATGTCGGCATCGATGACGACGAAATGCGCATCGATCTATTGAACCAGGCCAAGTACTTCCTGCCGCATATGTTGGCGCTGTCGACCTCATCGCCGTTTTGGCGCGGTGACAATACGGGGCTGAAGTCGTATCGGCTGAGCGTGTTCGACGAGCTGCCGCGCACAGGGCTGCCCAGCCGGTTTGAAACCTATGGCGATTACCGCCGCCATGTGGACGTTTTGGTAAACGCGGGCGTCATCCCGGACGGCAGCATGCTGTGGTGGGACCTGCGCCCGGCGGAACGCTTCCCCACCTTGGAGATGCGCATTTCCGATGTCTGCACGCGCCTCAAAGACGCCAGCGCCATCGCAGCCCTGTTCCAATGTTTGCTGCGCATGCTTTATCGCTTGCGCAGATCAAACCAACGCTGGCGCAGCTATGCCCACATGTTGATCAACGAAAACCGTTGGCGCGCACAGCGCTACGGTGTGGACGAAGGTATGATCGATTTCGGCCGCGGCGAAATGGTGCCGTTCCGCGAATTGATGGCGGAATTGATGGACATGCTGGCTGAAGACGCCAAGGTTTTGGGCTGCGAAAAAGAACTTGCGCGCATTCCCACAATTTTGGATCTGGGCACCAGTGCGCATGAACAAATCAAAGCCTATGACACCGCCCTGGGCCTGGGTGCCAGCCATGAAGAAGCCCTGCAAGCCGTGGTCGATTGGCTGGTCACCACCACCGTTGAGGATCTTTGA
- a CDS encoding response regulator, whose translation MAVDFKVLTVLVVEDEAFSLTVVTKVLQGLGVQNILCAENGQVALDVLEDTRNVDMIITDIEMPELNGFEFARRVRYGQVERFKSVPILMLTGADTEDNIRKGRIHKINAFIVKPPKPEELRDHMLLALG comes from the coding sequence ATGGCTGTTGATTTTAAAGTGCTCACCGTTTTGGTGGTCGAGGACGAAGCGTTCTCGCTCACGGTTGTGACCAAGGTGTTGCAAGGGTTGGGTGTTCAAAACATACTTTGCGCCGAAAACGGCCAAGTGGCCTTAGATGTGTTGGAAGACACGCGCAATGTGGACATGATCATCACGGACATCGAAATGCCGGAACTCAATGGCTTTGAGTTTGCGCGCCGTGTGCGCTACGGCCAAGTGGAACGCTTTAAGTCTGTGCCGATTCTCATGCTGACCGGAGCCGACACCGAAGACAACATCCGCAAAGGCCGCATCCACAAAATCAACGCGTTCATCGTCAAACCGCCAAAGCCGGAAGAGCTGAGGGATCATATGTTGTTGGCGTTGGGGTAG
- a CDS encoding N-formylglutamate amidohydrolase, producing METQNTTRSVDIPAPNSGDSFLAPDDPAPFEVYNPGGHAPLVIVSDHASRRVPTKLGGLGLTSEHFEKHIAYDIGADMITRCLADRLDARAVLAGYSRLVIDLNRQPGDPGSIPEVSDSIVIPANQNLSRTDAEARIHALHAPYHAAINAEIAAVWKRDGRPPALFSIHSFTPSMNGEDRIWDIGVLWNRDERMPLPLIKHLSAWDGLTVGDNQPYSGKEIAYTIDTHGTSGGLANCAVEIRQDHCATPEEASHWADILADALRHILSQDGLHEVIHM from the coding sequence ATGGAAACACAAAACACGACCCGTTCTGTTGACATACCCGCCCCGAACTCTGGCGATAGCTTCCTTGCACCCGACGATCCCGCACCTTTTGAGGTCTACAATCCAGGCGGACATGCGCCATTGGTGATCGTCTCTGACCACGCCAGCCGCCGGGTGCCGACTAAACTTGGGGGTCTGGGTTTAACGAGCGAGCACTTCGAAAAGCACATCGCCTATGACATCGGCGCGGACATGATCACGCGCTGCTTGGCGGATCGTTTGGATGCGCGTGCCGTTTTGGCGGGGTATTCGCGCTTGGTGATCGATTTAAACCGCCAGCCGGGCGATCCGGGATCCATCCCCGAAGTCAGCGACAGCATTGTTATTCCAGCCAATCAAAACCTCAGCCGCACAGATGCCGAGGCCCGTATCCACGCCCTGCACGCGCCCTATCACGCCGCCATCAACGCAGAGATCGCCGCCGTGTGGAAGCGCGACGGTCGCCCGCCTGCACTGTTTTCCATCCACAGCTTCACCCCGTCCATGAACGGCGAAGACCGGATTTGGGACATCGGTGTGTTGTGGAACCGGGACGAACGCATGCCTTTGCCGTTGATCAAACATCTCAGCGCCTGGGACGGCCTCACTGTGGGAGACAACCAGCCCTATTCCGGCAAAGAGATTGCCTACACCATCGACACCCATGGCACATCCGGCGGCTTAGCCAACTGTGCGGTGGAAATTCGCCAAGACCATTGCGCAACGCCGGAAGAAGCGTCCCACTGGGCCGACATCTTGGCCGACGCCCTGCGCCATATTTTGTCACAAGACGGCCTGCACGAAGTGATACACATGTAA
- a CDS encoding DUF2312 domain-containing protein, translated as MTDVGGIAGDRLRSFVERIERLEEEKAALAADIREVYSEAKGTGFDVKILRQVVRLRKMDVSERQEQEDLLDIYKRALDM; from the coding sequence ATGACCGACGTTGGTGGCATTGCAGGCGATCGCTTGCGCTCATTTGTGGAGCGCATCGAACGTCTCGAAGAAGAAAAAGCGGCGCTGGCTGCAGACATTCGTGAAGTCTATTCCGAAGCCAAAGGCACGGGCTTCGACGTCAAAATTTTGCGCCAAGTCGTGCGCCTGCGCAAAATGGACGTGTCTGAGCGCCAAGAGCAAGAAGACCTCTTGGACATCTACAAGCGCGCCCTGGATATGTAG
- the elbB gene encoding isoprenoid biosynthesis glyoxalase ElbB, with the protein MTSSTSPKVAVILSGCGVFDGAEIHESVFTLYALDKRGVGYQCFAPDVEQAHVIDHTKGEVAEGETRNVLVESARIARGDIQPLSAFNISDFDAVAFPGGFGAAKNLSSFAFDGADCTVNDDVTRAVNDTVAADKPIAALCIAPAVIAKVLNAPEVTIGQDEGTAAAIEAMGAKHSPTGHVGIVIDPKYKLVTAPCYMLESTITQIADGADAAIEALLAIVEDGVAVK; encoded by the coding sequence ATGACTTCATCCACATCCCCCAAAGTTGCCGTCATTCTTTCCGGTTGCGGCGTTTTCGACGGCGCGGAAATCCACGAAAGTGTGTTCACGCTTTATGCGCTCGACAAACGCGGCGTCGGCTATCAGTGCTTTGCGCCCGATGTGGAGCAAGCCCACGTGATCGACCACACCAAGGGCGAAGTCGCCGAAGGTGAAACCCGCAATGTCTTGGTCGAAAGTGCGCGCATTGCGCGGGGCGATATTCAGCCGTTATCCGCATTCAACATCTCAGATTTTGACGCCGTGGCCTTCCCGGGCGGGTTTGGCGCGGCGAAAAACCTCTCCTCATTCGCATTTGATGGAGCGGACTGCACCGTCAACGACGACGTCACCCGTGCGGTGAACGACACAGTCGCAGCCGACAAACCCATCGCAGCCCTATGCATTGCCCCTGCGGTCATCGCAAAGGTTTTGAACGCACCTGAGGTCACCATCGGCCAAGACGAAGGCACCGCCGCCGCCATCGAAGCCATGGGCGCAAAACATTCCCCCACCGGCCACGTCGGCATCGTGATTGATCCGAAATACAAACTGGTCACAGCGCCGTGCTACATGCTGGAAAGCACCATCACCCAAATCGCCGACGGCGCGGATGCGGCGATTGAAGCTTTGTTGGCGATTGTTGAGGATGGGGTGGCGGTGAAGTAG
- a CDS encoding CBS domain-containing protein has product MKVETILQRKGNKVLSLRPEDTIQTAAAILTMNKIGALPVRDGEDLLIGILSERDIVKGLNTNGADVINNRVRDLMTEKVTTCTLDEEVVDVQSKMHNGRFRHIPVIEDGKLLGVISQGDVMHMCIEKAQTEANVMRELAIARG; this is encoded by the coding sequence ATGAAAGTTGAAACGATCCTCCAACGCAAAGGCAATAAAGTTCTGTCCTTGCGCCCCGAAGACACCATTCAAACCGCAGCTGCGATTTTGACCATGAATAAAATCGGTGCTCTTCCGGTTCGTGATGGCGAAGATTTGTTGATCGGCATCTTGTCCGAACGCGATATCGTTAAAGGCTTAAACACCAATGGCGCAGACGTCATCAACAACCGCGTTCGCGATTTGATGACCGAAAAGGTTACGACCTGCACCTTGGATGAAGAAGTCGTGGATGTTCAAAGTAAAATGCACAACGGACGTTTTCGCCACATTCCTGTGATCGAAGACGGCAAGCTTTTGGGTGTGATTTCCCAAGGCGACGTCATGCACATGTGCATTGAAAAAGCACAAACCGAAGCCAATGTGATGCGCGAACTCGCCATCGCTCGCGGCTAA